Proteins encoded together in one Flavobacteriales bacterium window:
- a CDS encoding type I restriction enzyme HsdR N-terminal domain-containing protein, with translation MIGLDLPDHGVKTKQGPQGPQVFDPLRRLWVALTPEEWVRQHFLNHLIHDLHCPAGLIIVERGLVLHGMPRRADIVVHAPDGAPLAVVECKAPSVPIRQATFDQAARYNTVFQVPVLLVTNGRTHFACHIDRSTGAVRFLSALPDHAAMLALRPV, from the coding sequence ATGATCGGGCTCGATCTGCCGGACCACGGCGTCAAAACTAAACAAGGCCCGCAGGGTCCCCAGGTCTTCGACCCGTTGCGGCGCTTGTGGGTGGCCCTCACGCCCGAGGAGTGGGTGCGGCAGCACTTCCTCAACCATCTGATCCACGACCTGCACTGCCCCGCCGGCCTCATCATCGTGGAACGCGGCCTGGTGCTCCACGGCATGCCCCGGCGCGCCGACATCGTCGTTCACGCCCCGGATGGTGCGCCGCTGGCCGTGGTGGAATGCAAGGCCCCGTCCGTGCCCATCCGCCAGGCCACCTTCGACCAGGCCGCCCGCTACAACACCGTCTTCCAGGTGCCCGTGCTGCTGGTCACCAACGGCCGCACCCACTTCGCCTGCCACATCGATCGATCAACAGGGGCTGTTCGTTTCCTGTCCGCGTTGCCCGATCATGCGGCCATGCTGGCCTTGCGGCCGGTGTAG
- a CDS encoding AMP nucleosidase: protein MRTKQEIVENWLPRYTGVELAEFKPYVLLTNFGNYLEIFCRQTGAELRGQGRPMQVAVAEDMVMINFGMGSPTAATVMDLLTAISPKAVLFLGKCGGLKRKNELGDLILPIAAIRGEGTSNDYMPPEVPALPSFMIHRAVSGVIRDMDLDYWSGTVYTTNRRVWEHDEAFKERLRVDRCMAIDMETATVFITGFANGIPTGALLLVSDQPMVPEGVKTSTSDAKVTAGFAETHVKVGVLSLRDIINEGRSVKHLRFE, encoded by the coding sequence GTGCGCACCAAGCAGGAGATCGTCGAGAACTGGCTGCCCCGCTACACCGGGGTGGAGCTGGCGGAGTTCAAGCCTTACGTGCTGCTGACCAACTTCGGCAACTACCTGGAGATCTTCTGCCGGCAGACGGGCGCCGAGCTGCGCGGGCAGGGCCGCCCCATGCAGGTGGCCGTGGCCGAGGACATGGTGATGATCAACTTCGGCATGGGCAGCCCCACGGCGGCCACGGTGATGGACCTGCTAACGGCGATCAGCCCCAAGGCGGTGCTCTTCCTGGGCAAGTGCGGGGGCCTGAAGCGCAAGAACGAACTGGGTGACCTGATCCTGCCCATCGCGGCCATCCGCGGCGAGGGCACCAGCAACGACTACATGCCGCCGGAGGTGCCGGCCCTGCCCAGCTTCATGATCCACCGGGCGGTGAGCGGCGTGATCCGCGACATGGACCTCGACTACTGGAGCGGCACGGTGTACACCACCAACCGCAGGGTGTGGGAGCACGACGAGGCCTTCAAGGAGCGCCTGCGGGTGGACCGCTGCATGGCGATCGACATGGAGACGGCCACCGTCTTCATCACGGGTTTCGCCAACGGCATCCCCACCGGGGCGCTGCTGCTGGTGAGCGACCAGCCGATGGTGCCCGAGGGGGTGAAGACCAGCACGAGCGACGCCAAGGTGACCGCGGGCTTCGCGGAGACGCATGTGAAGGTGGGCGTCCTGAGCCTGCGCGACATCATCAACGAGGGACGCTCGGTGAAACACCTGCGCTTCGAATGA
- the holA gene encoding DNA polymerase III subunit delta — MSVLDGFKKVMAEVRSGSFRPVYLLHGEEPFFIDRVAGEIERSAVEEHARDFDLSVLYARDCDADQVKDSCLRYPMMGERQLVVLREAQGWRIEMLEKLEPYVLKPTPTTVLVICYKNKKVDGRKSFVKSVAKHGVVFTSDRLKDEQLPDWVQRYVTHHKRRIAPREAQLLADHLGADLGKVTMEVEKLCLVTEEGGSITADIVQRYVGISKDHNIFELQKAIGARDRVKALAIARYYGQDAKGHPLPVTVASLHGYFTKLVLMHTLGDRPANELASLAKVPPFFLNEYRTAARNYSLDHLLRAQHLLRNCDLASKGLGGGGADEGELLTELLAQVIDR, encoded by the coding sequence ATGAGCGTGCTGGACGGCTTCAAGAAGGTGATGGCCGAGGTCCGCTCGGGCAGCTTCCGTCCGGTGTACCTGCTGCATGGCGAGGAACCCTTCTTCATCGACCGCGTGGCCGGGGAGATCGAGCGCTCGGCGGTGGAGGAGCATGCGCGCGATTTCGACCTGTCGGTGCTGTACGCGCGGGATTGCGACGCGGACCAGGTGAAGGACAGCTGCCTGCGCTACCCCATGATGGGCGAACGGCAGCTGGTGGTGCTGCGCGAGGCCCAGGGCTGGCGGATCGAGATGCTGGAGAAGCTGGAACCCTACGTGCTGAAGCCCACGCCCACCACGGTGCTGGTGATCTGCTACAAGAACAAGAAGGTGGACGGGCGCAAGAGCTTCGTGAAGAGCGTGGCCAAGCACGGGGTGGTGTTCACCAGCGACCGCCTGAAGGACGAGCAGCTGCCCGACTGGGTGCAGCGCTACGTGACGCACCACAAACGCCGCATCGCCCCCCGCGAGGCCCAGCTGCTGGCCGACCACCTGGGCGCCGACCTGGGCAAGGTGACCATGGAGGTGGAGAAGCTGTGCCTGGTGACCGAGGAGGGCGGCAGCATCACGGCGGACATCGTCCAGCGCTACGTGGGCATCAGCAAGGACCACAACATCTTCGAGCTGCAGAAGGCCATCGGCGCCCGGGACCGGGTGAAGGCCCTGGCCATCGCGCGGTACTATGGCCAGGACGCGAAGGGGCATCCCCTGCCGGTGACGGTGGCCAGCCTGCACGGCTACTTCACCAAGCTGGTGCTGATGCACACCCTGGGCGACCGTCCGGCGAACGAGCTGGCCTCGCTGGCCAAGGTGCCGCCGTTCTTCCTGAACGAATACCGCACGGCGGCCCGCAACTACAGCCTGGACCATCTGCTGCGGGCCCAGCACCTGCTGCGCAACTGCGACCTGGCCAGCAAGGGCCTTGGCGGTGGAGGTGCCGATGAGGGCGAGCTGCTCACCGAGCTGCTGGCCCAGGTGATCGACCGGTAA
- a CDS encoding TonB-dependent receptor codes for MIRRLSWLLVATLLPASLLLAQNTSTIRGFVYDQDNGEPVIFTNVILRGKSLGAATDVNGYFSISRIPSGDYTLMVTSLGYDTLTKSVSLAAGQILTEKLFVVKTKVELKTFTVTAEKTEAQTQVRMSVTKLDPKQIDRIPAIGGEADLAQYLQVVPGVIFTGDQGGQLYVRGGSPIMNKVMLDGMVLYNPFHSIGLFSVFDNDIIRNADIYTAGFNAEHGGRVSSVMDVTTRDGNKTRLAGKVGASTFAGKLMLEGPMKKQSKPGSGSSSFLLNARHSYLDQSSKALYTFVDTAGLPFTFTDLYGKVSFNGANGSKFNLFGFNFRDGVKYRQVSDLTWNNWGAGTNFVLVPAGSAVLIDGVFSFSNYRIEMREGALPARSSEISGFNGGLNFKYFIRDDEIKYGIELLGFRTDFSFFNSTGLNIVQTQNTSELAAYASYKKKLGKFIIDPGLRVQYYASLSVINLEPRMGLKWNITDDLRFKAAAGRYSQNLVAANSDRDVVNLFYGFLSSPENLSDTFTEEDGSTREIKDPLQRANHYVAGFEVDITPELTANIEGYLKDFRQVTNLNRDKVFEDNPDFADKPDELKKDFVVETGKAYGGDILLKYEHEKLYLWAVYSLTYVDRWTGRYSYNPIWDRRHNVNLVASYTFGRHDAWKVNARWNYGSGFPFTQTQGYIEGNPFGSGIGTDYTFSNGELILLYGPLNQGRLPDYHRLDLGVTKTWRLSDRSAIELDLSVTNAYDRDNIFYYDRVRARRVDQLPVLPSAGLSWSF; via the coding sequence ATGATCCGTCGCCTCTCGTGGCTCCTGGTGGCCACCCTCCTCCCCGCCTCCCTCCTGCTCGCCCAGAACACCAGCACCATCCGGGGCTTCGTGTACGACCAGGACAACGGCGAACCGGTGATCTTCACCAACGTGATCCTCCGGGGCAAGAGCCTGGGCGCCGCCACGGACGTCAACGGCTACTTCTCCATCAGCCGCATCCCGTCGGGCGACTACACCCTGATGGTGACCTCCCTGGGCTACGACACGCTCACCAAGTCCGTGAGCCTGGCCGCCGGGCAGATCCTCACCGAGAAGCTCTTCGTGGTGAAGACCAAGGTGGAGCTGAAGACCTTCACGGTGACGGCCGAGAAGACCGAGGCGCAGACGCAGGTGCGCATGAGCGTCACCAAGCTGGACCCCAAGCAGATCGACCGCATCCCGGCCATCGGCGGCGAGGCCGACCTGGCGCAATACCTGCAGGTGGTGCCGGGGGTGATCTTCACGGGTGACCAGGGCGGGCAGCTGTATGTGCGCGGCGGCTCGCCGATCATGAACAAGGTGATGCTGGACGGCATGGTGCTGTACAACCCCTTCCACAGCATCGGCCTGTTCAGCGTGTTCGACAACGACATCATCCGCAACGCGGACATCTACACGGCGGGCTTCAACGCCGAGCACGGCGGGCGGGTGAGCAGCGTGATGGACGTCACCACCCGCGACGGCAACAAGACGCGCCTGGCGGGCAAGGTGGGCGCCAGCACCTTCGCCGGCAAGCTGATGCTGGAGGGCCCGATGAAAAAGCAGAGCAAGCCGGGCTCGGGGTCCAGCTCCTTCCTGCTGAACGCGCGCCACAGCTACCTGGACCAGAGCAGCAAGGCCCTGTACACCTTCGTGGACACGGCGGGCCTGCCGTTCACCTTCACGGACCTGTACGGCAAGGTGAGCTTCAACGGGGCCAACGGCAGCAAGTTCAACCTGTTCGGCTTCAACTTCCGCGACGGGGTGAAGTACCGCCAGGTGAGCGACCTGACCTGGAACAACTGGGGCGCGGGGACCAACTTCGTGCTGGTGCCGGCAGGCAGCGCGGTGCTGATCGACGGGGTGTTCAGCTTCAGCAACTACCGGATCGAGATGCGAGAGGGCGCCCTGCCGGCCCGCAGCAGCGAGATCAGCGGCTTCAACGGAGGCCTGAACTTCAAGTACTTCATCCGCGACGATGAGATCAAGTACGGCATCGAGCTGCTGGGCTTCCGCACCGACTTCAGTTTCTTCAACAGCACCGGCCTCAACATCGTGCAGACGCAGAACACGAGCGAATTGGCGGCCTATGCGAGCTACAAGAAGAAGCTGGGCAAGTTCATCATCGACCCGGGCCTGCGCGTGCAGTACTATGCCTCGTTGAGCGTGATCAACCTGGAGCCCCGGATGGGCCTGAAGTGGAACATCACCGACGACCTGCGCTTCAAGGCCGCCGCCGGCCGCTACAGCCAGAACCTCGTGGCCGCCAACAGCGACCGCGACGTGGTGAACCTCTTCTACGGCTTCCTGAGCAGCCCGGAGAACCTGTCCGACACCTTCACCGAGGAGGACGGCAGCACCCGCGAGATCAAGGACCCGCTGCAGCGCGCGAACCACTATGTGGCCGGCTTCGAAGTGGACATCACCCCCGAGCTCACCGCCAACATCGAAGGCTACCTGAAGGACTTCCGCCAGGTGACCAACCTCAACCGCGACAAGGTGTTCGAGGACAACCCCGACTTCGCCGACAAGCCGGACGAGCTGAAGAAGGACTTCGTGGTGGAGACGGGCAAGGCGTACGGGGGCGACATCCTGCTGAAGTACGAGCACGAGAAGCTCTACCTGTGGGCGGTGTACAGCCTCACCTACGTGGACCGCTGGACCGGGCGTTACTCCTACAACCCCATCTGGGACCGCCGGCACAACGTGAACCTGGTGGCCAGCTACACCTTCGGGCGGCACGATGCCTGGAAGGTCAATGCCCGCTGGAACTACGGCAGCGGCTTCCCCTTCACGCAGACCCAGGGCTACATCGAGGGCAACCCCTTCGGCAGCGGCATCGGCACGGACTACACCTTCAGCAACGGCGAGCTGATCCTGCTCTATGGTCCGCTGAACCAGGGCCGCCTGCCCGACTACCATCGTCTGGACCTGGGGGTGACGAAAACGTGGCGCCTGAGCGACCGCAGTGCGATCGAACTCGACCTGAGCGTGACGAACGCCTATGACCGGGACAACATCTTCTACTACGACCGGGTGCGCGCCCGGCGGGTGGACCAGCTACCGGTGCTGCCGAGCGCGGGCCTGAGCTGGAGCTTCTAG
- a CDS encoding four helix bundle protein: MAAVGGLAARGLWLVACGSRPVACGWWPAAGGLRLVACGSRPVACGWWPARSFSGDRRDSGNTAHIMKNFKKLEVWQLGMDIIDVVFDLYEDLPYSKVAELKGQSTRAAISITSNIAEGSSRRTEKDKLRFMEIALGSSFELETQTLVLQRRPWAPKEKVEELLMLIEHHQIKLMAFIKKFTP; the protein is encoded by the coding sequence GTGGCCGCCGTCGGGGGGCTTGCGGCTCGTGGCCTGTGGCTGGTGGCCTGCGGCTCGCGGCCTGTGGCTTGCGGCTGGTGGCCTGCGGCTGGTGGCCTGCGGCTGGTGGCCTGCGGCTCGCGGCCTGTGGCTTGCGGCTGGTGGCCTGCGCGGTCCTTTTCTGGGGATCGCCGAGATTCGGGAAATACCGCCCACATCATGAAGAACTTCAAGAAACTCGAGGTTTGGCAGCTCGGCATGGACATCATTGACGTCGTCTTCGACCTTTACGAGGACCTGCCCTATTCCAAGGTCGCCGAACTCAAGGGACAGTCTACGAGGGCCGCTATTTCCATCACATCCAATATCGCCGAAGGCAGTTCAAGACGGACTGAAAAGGACAAGCTCCGGTTCATGGAGATCGCCTTGGGGTCGTCGTTCGAACTTGAAACGCAGACCCTGGTGCTGCAGAGGCGTCCATGGGCACCCAAGGAGAAGGTGGAAGAGCTGCTGATGCTCATCGAACATCATCAGATCAAGCTCATGGCCTTCATCAAGAAGTTCACGCCCTGA
- a CDS encoding CTP synthase translates to MTGSTKYIFVTGGVTSSLGKGIISASLAKLLQARGFTVTIQKLDPYINVDPGTLNPYEHGECFVTEDGAETDLDLGHYERFLDVPTTKANNVTTGRIYQNVINKERQGEYLGKTVQVIPHITDEIKRHIQALGRRGIYDFVITEVGGTVGDIESLPYVEAIRQLKWEKGRDCLVVHLTLLPFLHTTGELKTKPTQHSVKELLSLGVQPDVLVCRTEHPMQKGMKDKIALFCNVDARAVIESRDADTIYDVPLLMLEEKLDEVVLQRLGVTTYPDADLTAWKDFLRRYKEPKGEVHIGLVGKYVELKDAYKSIKEALEHAGAESETKVHIKWVHSEKLTAKNVVKQLGGLSGILVAPGFGHRGIEGKIEAIRFARENQVPFLGICLGMQCAVIEFARHVLGQSDANSTEMNADTTHPVIAMMEEQKAIVNKGGTMRLGAYPCAVSEGTLAARIYRKKQVSERHRHRYEFNNAYLDAFREAGMLATGMNPQGKLVEIVELKDHPWFVGVQFHPEYRSTVAKPHPLFVAFVQAAVKEGFKATERTEA, encoded by the coding sequence ATGACGGGTTCCACCAAGTACATCTTCGTCACCGGCGGGGTGACCTCCAGCCTGGGCAAGGGCATCATCAGTGCCAGCCTGGCCAAGCTGCTGCAGGCGCGCGGCTTCACGGTCACCATCCAGAAGCTGGACCCGTACATCAACGTGGACCCCGGCACGCTGAACCCGTACGAGCACGGGGAGTGCTTCGTGACGGAGGACGGCGCCGAGACCGACCTGGACCTGGGCCACTACGAGCGCTTCCTCGACGTGCCCACGACCAAGGCGAACAACGTCACCACGGGCCGCATCTACCAGAACGTCATCAACAAGGAGCGCCAGGGCGAGTACCTGGGCAAGACGGTGCAGGTCATCCCGCACATCACCGACGAGATCAAGCGGCACATCCAGGCACTGGGGCGCCGCGGCATCTACGACTTCGTGATCACCGAGGTGGGCGGCACGGTGGGCGACATCGAGAGCCTGCCCTACGTGGAGGCCATCCGCCAGCTGAAGTGGGAGAAGGGCCGCGACTGCCTGGTGGTGCACCTCACCCTGCTGCCCTTCCTGCACACCACCGGCGAGCTGAAGACCAAGCCCACCCAGCACAGTGTGAAGGAACTGCTGAGCCTGGGCGTGCAGCCGGACGTGCTGGTGTGCCGCACCGAGCACCCCATGCAGAAGGGCATGAAGGACAAGATCGCCCTGTTCTGCAACGTGGACGCCCGGGCCGTGATCGAGAGCCGCGACGCGGACACCATCTACGATGTGCCCCTGCTGATGCTGGAGGAGAAGCTGGACGAGGTGGTGCTGCAGCGCCTGGGCGTCACCACCTATCCGGACGCCGACCTCACGGCCTGGAAGGACTTCCTGCGCCGCTACAAGGAGCCGAAGGGCGAGGTGCACATCGGCCTCGTGGGCAAGTACGTGGAGCTGAAGGACGCCTACAAGAGCATCAAGGAAGCGCTGGAGCACGCGGGCGCCGAGAGCGAGACCAAGGTGCACATCAAGTGGGTGCACAGCGAGAAGCTCACCGCCAAGAACGTGGTGAAGCAGCTCGGCGGCCTCAGCGGCATCCTGGTGGCGCCGGGCTTCGGGCACCGGGGCATTGAGGGCAAGATCGAGGCCATCCGCTTCGCCCGCGAGAACCAGGTGCCCTTCCTGGGCATCTGCCTGGGCATGCAGTGCGCCGTGATCGAGTTCGCCCGCCACGTGCTGGGCCAGTCCGACGCCAACAGCACCGAGATGAACGCGGACACCACCCATCCGGTGATCGCGATGATGGAGGAGCAGAAGGCCATCGTGAACAAGGGCGGCACCATGCGTCTGGGCGCCTATCCCTGCGCGGTGAGCGAAGGCACCCTGGCGGCCCGCATCTACCGGAAGAAGCAGGTGAGCGAACGGCACCGCCACCGCTACGAGTTCAACAACGCCTACCTCGATGCGTTCCGCGAGGCCGGCATGCTGGCCACCGGGATGAACCCGCAGGGCAAGCTGGTGGAGATCGTGGAACTGAAGGACCACCCCTGGTTCGTGGGCGTGCAGTTCCACCCCGAATACCGCAGCACGGTGGCCAAGCCGCACCCGCTGTTCGTGGCCTTCGTGCAAGCGGCGGTGAAGGAGGGCTTCAAGGCGACGGAGCGGACGGAAGCGTAG